Genomic segment of Saprospiraceae bacterium:
ATAAAGCGTGCGGGTCAAAGGGTATTTTTGATCCTGAAAAAGATATTGGTCTGGTAGTAAATAACCCATTTGGATTGAATCTTTTGGCCTACTGATAGCTAAACGTTTCAAACCCTGAAGACGCTGCTGTTGTTTTCGGTCATCTGAATCACTGAATTCTGACCAATCCACGATTGCAATAATTCCTGGATCCTGGGTCAAATAGGTAAAGAGTGCATCTTTATCCTTTAAAGTATAGACGTTTTTGCCAAAACTGTCCAAATTAAATTTTTGCAACAAGTAATGGGCGATTCCAGAACCGATATCTTCGATAACAATCGAATGGAACGGAGCATTTTTAACTGAAAGTCCTTTGCAAATGGATTCAAACGTTTCATACTGAATGATAGTATCTTTAGCATTTCTATTTATTAAGAGCGCGACTGCTCCTACAGCAAATGGAAAGAGTCGAGGATGCACCTGATTTTTAATGAAATAGTTGGTCTCAGCTTCAGTAAGTGGACGGCAGCTGATGGCGGTAGTCATGCTATCCGTTCCAAGCCGTTTAAATACCTCTGTTTCATTAAAATAATTTATATCTAACTCGGCATATTTATAATTTAACTCAAAAATATCCTCCTCCTGGCTTATAACATATTTTAAGTTTTGATCGCATAACAAGCGCTCATATCCGATCGTTGGTTGACTGATCTGTGTTTTTTGTTTACAGGATAATAAAACCAATACAGATAAAAAACAGACGGAATAATTCACATGCTTGTACATACACGAATAACTTATTTTAAAAAAACTTCCAGTCCGCCACCATCCGGAGTATTATGAGAGAATCTGACTTGATCAAAACTTCTGAGCAATTTTTCAACTTCGGCTTTTAGTATTCCCTGACCTTTTCCATGGATAATTTGAATATAACCAACTCTTCTTTGCAAACTAAATTCAATAAATTCTTTACACTTTTGAATTTGGAATTCGAGAATGTTTTCATGTGGCGTACCCTGAAACCGTTCCGGAGCAAGTACATTGTAATGTAAATCAATAACATGGCTGATTGCCTTTTGTTTCTGCAATGGCTGAAATCCTTTCACTGGCTCAGACTCTAAATTTACCAGTTCAATGACGGGTTCAGGTTCCACATACAATTCTAAGTCATCTGCGCTAACCAAAATAATTTCATTGTTATAATTTAAACGTGCTTTTCCCGAAGCATCTTCCCCTACAAATCGTCCAATGAGGTCTTTCGATATCACGCGTAATTGATCACCAATCCAATAGTCTTTTAAACTCATTTAAATCGTTTTATTAGGATAGGTTCAATGGATTGAACCCATATATAAAAATCGTATTATATAAATAGTGTTGCAAGCTGGTGTTTATGTGTCAGCAAACCTAAAAAGACGCTCTAAATTACTAGGAAACTTTTGAAGGATCAAAAACTTAACTAAAATATTCTGCGACTCGGCTTACTCGTTCTGGCAGGTTCCTTGTTGAGCATTTCAGATGCCATTACGAACTAAAATCGGTACCATTTCGCTAAAATTCAGTTTCTCCATATTTTCTTTGAATATCCCTCTTTTATTGCTTCATTGCTTTATTTTTGTGGATTCCAGTTCAATAATACATGAGAAATTTTATATATTTATTATTCAGCTTATTTTTTATAAATCAAGAAGTATTGGCTGATCAGTATTTTAATGTCTTCTCGCCAGATAAAAAGCTTCAATTGAATTTTTACTTATCCCGGGAAGGGATTCCTTATTACTCTTTGAATATGGATAATACAAGCATTTTAAAGAGAGGTCGATTGGGGATTCAAATTGCATCCGGTGATTCTTTTGATGAAGATTTTGAATTGGAACGGATTGATACCATATCAAAGAGCGAGCCATGGAGTCCGATTTGGGGAGAAGAAAAGCACATTGCTTCAGAATACATTCAAATGCTTGTGAGTTTACGTCAAGCTAAATATCAGAATCGACTTTTTCAGATTGAATTTAAATTATTTAATAATGGCTTAGGATTTCGTTATCTTTTTTCTGACAGTACGGTATTAAATAATTTTATTATTTGTGATGAATTGACCAGTTTTCCTTTGAGTGCTGACCACAAAGCATTTTGGATTCCTGGAGATTATGATACCAATGAATTTGTTTATAGTTATACAAAACTCAGTGACATTCATTGTTTAAAGGAGCGAAAGGAAAATGACATTTCATTTAAATCGCCAATCAGCGACAGCACGGTGCAAACGCCATTCACCATGAAAGCAAAGGGATCTTATTTTATAAGCATCCATGAAGCCGGACTCATAAACTACCCTGCGATGAATCTGGATGTTAATCGAAGCGATTTTACTTTGAAGTGTAATTTAGTTCCGGATCCTCATGGAAATAAAGCTTATTTGCACAGTGGGGATCGAAGTCCCTGGCGCGTAGTTTTATTAGCCCGTAAAGCAGGAGAATTATTAACCAACCGGGTTATTATAAATTTAAATGAACCGTCCAAATTGGTTCAAACAGACTATATCAAGCCTGGAAAATTTGTCGGAGTCTGGTGGGAAATGCATGTCGGTAAGAGTAGTTGGTCTTATTCAAATAAAATAAATTGGAACCATGATTCGGATATATTGAATCCATCCGGAAAACATGGTGCAACCAATGAGAATGTAAAACGATATATAGATTTTGCATCTCAAAATAAACTGGATTATGTATTGGTTGAAGGCTGGAATCGCGGCTGGGAAAATTGGTATGGTTCCGGTCTAGAGCATGTGTTTAGTTTTACAAAATCGTATCCCGATTTTGATATGCAACTCATGAGTGATTATGCCAAATCGCGAAATGTAAAATTAATCATGCACCATGAAACTTCAGCAGCAGTTACAGATTATGAATGGCAGCTTGAAAATGCGTTTCAATTAACAAGTCGCTTTAATTACGGAGCAATTAAAACCGGTTATGTAGGTAAAATTATTCCAAGAGGGGAGCACCATGACGGACAATGGATGGTAAACCATTACAATCGGATTGCAGCAAAAGCCGCTTCATATAATTTAATGCTCGACGTTCACGAACCTGTTCGACCAACAGGATTGCATCGAACGTATCCAAATTTAATGGCTTGTGAAGCAGCAAGAGGTAATGAGTTTAATGCATGGAGTCTTGGAAATCCACCGGATCATGAAACCATATTGCCGTTTACAAGATTATTAGGAGGCCCTATGGATTACACACCCGGTATTTTTGAAATTAAAATGAATGTATACGATCCCCAAAAAAACGAACAGGTTCATACCACCTTATGCAAGCAGTTGGCACTTTACGTCACGATGTACAGTCCCTTACAAATGGCAGCGGATTTAATTGAAAATTATGAAAAACGGATGGATGCATTTCAGTTTATTAAAGATGTACCTACAAATTGGGATACAACAATTGTATTGGATGCTGAGCCCGGAGACTTTTTATATATGGCGCGAAAAGAACGGAACCAATCAAATTGGTTTGTAGGTGCCATCACGGATGAAAAACCCAGGGAGTTGTCGATAAATTTTTCTTTTTTACATTCAGATAAAAAATATCAAGCTACTATCTATAGAGATGCTGACAAAGCAGATTGGAAAAACAACCCAATGGAATATAAAATAGAGCAAAGGAAAATAGGTTCAACTGACAAAATGAAAATTAAACTTGCACCTGGTGGAGGTTGTGCAATAAGCCTTATTGAAATTAAAAATTGAGTAATTATGAATAATTAAGATATTTGCAATTATTGTAATTCGTCTTTAAAGTGGAAAGGGATTTTCACGACGAACCAAAAATCCTCAATTCGTCATTCGTCATCTGTAATTCGTAATTGACTTTGTAATCCGTAATTGAATTTATTCTTTCACAAATCGAATGCCTTCAAAAGGTAAAAATAATTTGGAAGGCAATGCAATTCGTCTCCTGCAATTTCCAAATCGATTCCTTTAAAACTCACTTGGATCAAGCTTGGATTTAATTCAACTTCAAAATAAGTATTACTATTTTCAACATCTTTTATTTTAGAAAAAATATCAGGATACAAGTTATGTTGTAAAAAAATACTATCAATTGATGGTTTGTCGATTTCAATTATACCGGAGTCATCACTAAAATATTCAGTTTGTTCTTTTCCAACAAAACAAGCCGCGCGAATGTGTTTCAATAAATAGGGGTTTGGAGCTATTACCTGAATGCGGTAGTTTTTGGATTCTTGAGACTGACTTTTAATATTAAAATCTTTTCCGGCTTCTTTTGTACTCTTTAGAATTATTTTAGTTCCTTCTATTGTATAAGTTCCTTCTGCATTCCGGTCAATTGCACCATAGGCATAATAGAATCGAAAGTGGCCTTCCTTATTAAATTCAAAAGCAGCCGCCATTTCGCGAATTCCCCGAAGGGAGTATACACCAGATAATGTATTTTGAGAAACTAATTTAGAGTTCATGCTAAGCATAATTAATAAATAAAAAAATGATCGCGTTTTCAAAAATTGGTATTTAATTATATTATTTTTTAAAATAAATAGGTATCAAGAGATCGGATTGATATTTGTTGTTGTAAATTTCTAAAGAATCTTCAAAATAAGAAATGGGATTATAGCATGGCCATTGATCAAAAGCTAAAAGTCCATGCTTTTGATACGCTTGTTTGATTGAAATAGATGAAATTCGTTTTCTGATACCTGAACCGGCAACTTGCCATTCCATGTCTAATAATTCTGAACATTTGAATAAGGTATCGCAAATTACAAATTGAGTATCTCTTCCTATGAGGTAAGAAAAGCAATTTCTGTTTTTAATTCTGATCGAATCTTTAAGTAGGGTATAGTTGGTTCCAGCCTTGTAGGTTTTGTAAATTAAGCTATCTAAATCTGAATTTGTAAAATTGATTAGAATCAGTTCGAACCCTGGATTGTTACAATCTTCACGAAAGCAGGAATAATTTAATAAGCTGCAAAAAATAACCCCAAATAATAGGATTTGTATGCGCACCAATAGTGTTCTTTAATTGAGTTGATTTAGATTTCCTTTTCGGATTTTAACACACACTACTTTAAATTCCGGACACTTGGCAATGCTATCGCTCACATCTGAAGTAACTATGTTTACAAACAGTTCCGGAAAATGAAAGGTCGTACTAATGACCCCTTGTTTTACTTCATCTGTTAAATGTGCTTTTATACTTATCTGTCCACGGGCAGATTCAATTATAACAGGATCGTGTTCGGAAATGTCGTAAACTTCAGCATCCTTCGGATGGATTAATACGATGTCTTCATGAATGATTTCAACATTCCCCGTGCGACGGGTCATGGTGCCTGCATTGTAATGTTCTAAAACACGATTTGTAGTCAGTATAAATGGAAAACCATCCATGTTTTCTATAATTTCAGGAGATTCTACATATTCTTTAAATTCAAATTTTCCTTTACCGCGTTTAAATGTATCAATATGTAAAATTTTTGTGTCTGTGCCATCTGGCAAAACAGGCCATTGCTTTCCGTTGTCACCCAATTCATCCCATTTTACTCCTGCAAAAAATGGAACGATCTGACAAATTTCTTCCAGTAATGGTTTAGCTGCATAATCAGCTTGTTTATACCCCATGCGATTCATGAGATCAACAATTATTTGGCCATCAACCTTCGCCTCGCCTATGGGTTTTACAACTTGTTGTACTTTTTGAATTCTGCGTTCTCCGTTTGTAAAGGTTCCTTCTTTTTCTAAAAAAGATGCACCTGGCAAAACAACATGGGCCAGTTTTGCAGTCTCAGTCATAAAGATTTCTTGAACGATTAATAAGTCTAAAGATTTAATTGCCTTTATAACTTTATTTGTATTTGGATCTGATTGAACCAGGTCATCACCCATGATCCAAAGTGCTTTAAACTCTCCTGATAATGCGGCATTATACATTTCCGGAATTTTTAAACCAATTTCGGAAGGAACCGGAGCACCATAAAATTTACTAAAGCGCTCTTGAATATCCGGTTGTGTAACATCAAAATAGCCTGCAGTTTGATACGGTTGAACCCCCATGTCTGCCATGCCCTGAACATTGTTTTGTCCACGCAAAGGATTTACACCACAACCGGGTTTGCCAACATTCCCTGTGATCATTGCCAAATCTGCAATCAACATAACGGTATAGGTTCCTTGATAATGTTCAGTAACACCTAATCCATGAAATGCCATTGCAAGCGGTGCAGTAGCATAAGCAATTGCTGCTGATCGTGCTTGCTCGCGCGGTACACCTGAAACCGCTTCTAATTCATCTATGGGGAGTTTTAAAATATTTTCTTTGAAATCTTCAAAACCTTCGGTTCGGGTATCAATAAAATTTTTATCAACTAAATTTTCCCTTACAATATAATACAACATCATATTTAGGACAGCCACATTGGTCCCTGGGCGTAATTGTAAATGATGTGTGGCATATTTAGCAATTTCAGTGCGTCTCGGATCAATTACAATGGTGGTTTTTCCTTTCATTGCATGTTGTCTCAATTTCGATCCGGTAACCGGATGGCCTTCAGTTGGATTTGCACCTATGATTAAAATGGCTGATGTTAATTTTAAATCTTCAATTGAATTGGTTGCGGCGCCAGTTCCAAACGTGCGTTGCATACCTAAAGCTGTCGGAGAATGACAAACACGGGCACAGCCATCTATATTATTCGTCCCGATAACAGCGCGGATAAATTTCTGCATTAAATAGTTCTCTTCATTTGTGCAGCGAGCAGATGAAACGCCTCCAATAGCATTTGGGCCATATTGTGTTTTAATTTCCGTCAATTTGTTTGCTATGTAATCATAAGCTTCATCCCAACTTACCCGTTCCAGTTCT
This window contains:
- a CDS encoding Smr/MutS family protein; this encodes MSLKDYWIGDQLRVISKDLIGRFVGEDASGKARLNYNNEIILVSADDLELYVEPEPVIELVNLESEPVKGFQPLQKQKAISHVIDLHYNVLAPERFQGTPHENILEFQIQKCKEFIEFSLQRRVGYIQIIHGKGQGILKAEVEKLLRSFDQVRFSHNTPDGGGLEVFLK
- a CDS encoding substrate-binding domain-containing protein — its product is MYKHVNYSVCFLSVLVLLSCKQKTQISQPTIGYERLLCDQNLKYVISQEEDIFELNYKYAELDINYFNETEVFKRLGTDSMTTAISCRPLTEAETNYFIKNQVHPRLFPFAVGAVALLINRNAKDTIIQYETFESICKGLSVKNAPFHSIVIEDIGSGIAHYLLQKFNLDSFGKNVYTLKDKDALFTYLTQDPGIIAIVDWSEFSDSDDRKQQQRLQGLKRLAISRPKDSIQMGYLLPDQYLFQDQKYPLTRTLYFISVSGKSDLGIGFASFVTGEIGQKVLLKAGLLPLYQTDRWIELKSSPFKVVE
- the fdhF gene encoding formate dehydrogenase subunit alpha, with amino-acid sequence MKTEFLTPDLFQQTLTKTASINGESFEIQPGETILSFTRRYFDYKFIPTLCDAPNLEAFGACRVCSVEVSRQGQSQSRVVAACHTPVEEGMIITTESESIQKLRKNILELVLTDHPLDCLTCEVNGNCELQDVAARVGIRKVRYPEGKNHLDRTKDLSHPYMTSDLSKCIMCYRCVRACDEVQGQLVLSVMGRGFDSQIIKGMDQSFMNSDCVSCGACAQACPTSAISDVFQSKALVGQDKVRTVCTYCGVGCNLEVSVKSGKILSIQAPYNAEVNGGHTCLKGRYAFRFYNHPERLQFPMIRKNGELERVSWDEAYDYIANKLTEIKTQYGPNAIGGVSSARCTNEENYLMQKFIRAVIGTNNIDGCARVCHSPTALGMQRTFGTGAATNSIEDLKLTSAILIIGANPTEGHPVTGSKLRQHAMKGKTTIVIDPRRTEIAKYATHHLQLRPGTNVAVLNMMLYYIVRENLVDKNFIDTRTEGFEDFKENILKLPIDELEAVSGVPREQARSAAIAYATAPLAMAFHGLGVTEHYQGTYTVMLIADLAMITGNVGKPGCGVNPLRGQNNVQGMADMGVQPYQTAGYFDVTQPDIQERFSKFYGAPVPSEIGLKIPEMYNAALSGEFKALWIMGDDLVQSDPNTNKVIKAIKSLDLLIVQEIFMTETAKLAHVVLPGASFLEKEGTFTNGERRIQKVQQVVKPIGEAKVDGQIIVDLMNRMGYKQADYAAKPLLEEICQIVPFFAGVKWDELGDNGKQWPVLPDGTDTKILHIDTFKRGKGKFEFKEYVESPEIIENMDGFPFILTTNRVLEHYNAGTMTRRTGNVEIIHEDIVLIHPKDAEVYDISEHDPVIIESARGQISIKAHLTDEVKQGVISTTFHFPELFVNIVTSDVSDSIAKCPEFKVVCVKIRKGNLNQLN
- a CDS encoding glycoside hydrolase family 97 protein, yielding MRNFIYLLFSLFFINQEVLADQYFNVFSPDKKLQLNFYLSREGIPYYSLNMDNTSILKRGRLGIQIASGDSFDEDFELERIDTISKSEPWSPIWGEEKHIASEYIQMLVSLRQAKYQNRLFQIEFKLFNNGLGFRYLFSDSTVLNNFIICDELTSFPLSADHKAFWIPGDYDTNEFVYSYTKLSDIHCLKERKENDISFKSPISDSTVQTPFTMKAKGSYFISIHEAGLINYPAMNLDVNRSDFTLKCNLVPDPHGNKAYLHSGDRSPWRVVLLARKAGELLTNRVIINLNEPSKLVQTDYIKPGKFVGVWWEMHVGKSSWSYSNKINWNHDSDILNPSGKHGATNENVKRYIDFASQNKLDYVLVEGWNRGWENWYGSGLEHVFSFTKSYPDFDMQLMSDYAKSRNVKLIMHHETSAAVTDYEWQLENAFQLTSRFNYGAIKTGYVGKIIPRGEHHDGQWMVNHYNRIAAKAASYNLMLDVHEPVRPTGLHRTYPNLMACEAARGNEFNAWSLGNPPDHETILPFTRLLGGPMDYTPGIFEIKMNVYDPQKNEQVHTTLCKQLALYVTMYSPLQMAADLIENYEKRMDAFQFIKDVPTNWDTTIVLDAEPGDFLYMARKERNQSNWFVGAITDEKPRELSINFSFLHSDKKYQATIYRDADKADWKNNPMEYKIEQRKIGSTDKMKIKLAPGGGCAISLIEIKN